The Humulus lupulus chromosome 4, drHumLupu1.1, whole genome shotgun sequence genome has a window encoding:
- the LOC133831365 gene encoding protein POLYCHOME — protein sequence MPESRDRLSRPVDVAGIFSQRRANSLGVLVDEPELGPTVIGPPTLQTTTTTTTDLGTTTGFGATREGGGLRRDSFGTPRAGPWRRESTPMTGTSRRGWGRGRNRHTLLPSWYPRTPLRDITAIVRAIERRRASLRDAAGSGLEIGSPTPQELGSFASSSVDVAPLDYNLYTTTPRSVVRRKPCPPSVSSVGKVPKILLGIANQTTGESDCLTPQKKLLNSIDTVEKVVMEELHKLKRTPTAKRAEREKRVRTLMTMR from the exons ATGCCGGAATCAAGAGACAGATTGTCAAGGCCAGTTGACGTCGCCGGAATATTCTCTCAACGGAGAGCCAATAGCCTCGGGGTGCTGGTCGATGAACCCGAGTTGGGTCCGACCGTGATTGGACCGCCCACGCTGCAAACGACAACTACGACGACCACTGATCTTGGTACAACGACGGGTTTTGGGGCTACAAGAGAGGGTGGTGGCCTTAGACGGGACAGTTTCGGAACTCCAAGAGCTGGACCCTGGCGGAGGGAGAGTACACCCATGACTGGGACCTCTCGTCGGGGGTGGGGACGGGGACGAAATCGGCATACCCTATTACCTTCTTGGTACCCAAGAACCCCTCTCCGTGATATCACTGCTATCGTTAGA GCCATTGAAAGGAGAAGAGCTTCTTTGAGAGATGCTGCCGGAAGTGGCCTAGAAATTGGTAGTCCTACACCACAGGAACTGGGGAGTTTTGCTTCTTCTTCAGTAGATGTTGCTCCACTCGACTACAATCTTTATACTACCACTCCACGTTCAGTTGTGAGAAGAAAGCCCTGCCCACCTTCCGTCAGTTCTGTTGGTAAAGTTCCAAAGATTTTGCTTGGAATTGCTAATCAGACGACTGGAGAATCAGATTGTCTCACACCCCAGAAGAAACTTCTGAACTCAATCGACACAGTTGAGAAGGTAGTAATGGAGGAGTTACATAAACTGAAGAGAACTCCAACTGCTAAGAGGGCTGAAAGAGAAAAAAGGGTCCGAACTTTGATGACAATGCGTTGA